A genomic region of Xanthomonas campestris pv. phormiicola contains the following coding sequences:
- a CDS encoding pilus assembly protein TadG-related protein: protein MRAAFAIAKSRVPPRFDGKRVMAGQAMVLGLVLILVLCVGAIVLFDSGQAVNKKVELTNAADAAAYSVAVQQARALNFAAYMNRGRVANEVAIAQAISLYSWMNQLYMTTITMRITMDALSAIPYVGPIFKAIGAAFKVAENILKGVRKEYNPAAQLIVTALDELNGIFATAATAVIEGVSRVDGMLVAKDVLQRNSANAKIGAVGLGVLGEQLLTSENRFLDTHRIPRTAGAGSAAQRAGADRFRNVVMQSRDGFSKDRGDSFGIGLIGFESTGGTDMVDYNRWAALDTMSLDVKIWPIVDIDLPLGWGGAQAVDRYKNQRFLNGFGNGQGWYSDWDKRRYRPYGDSLRKNGLVARMVERDANVMFDGGQHKKAFFTGYNGLRDYHDVKKNKAMRPYASSGSEIFDDNAGPVFTVYAETDMRNARTSSSIDGIGGPAGSPMATEDKAQNGKLSALSSAQVYFNRPPNYALFRRGDNKVESGNLFSPYWQARLVDTPNSIKVLVAGVGGI from the coding sequence ATGCGTGCAGCGTTCGCAATCGCGAAGTCGCGCGTGCCGCCCCGTTTCGACGGCAAGCGCGTCATGGCCGGACAAGCCATGGTGCTTGGTCTGGTGCTGATCCTGGTGTTGTGCGTCGGCGCGATCGTGCTGTTCGACAGCGGTCAGGCGGTCAACAAGAAGGTCGAACTCACCAATGCGGCCGATGCCGCCGCGTACAGCGTCGCGGTGCAGCAGGCGCGCGCGCTCAATTTCGCGGCATATATGAATCGCGGCCGCGTGGCCAATGAAGTGGCGATCGCGCAGGCGATCAGCCTGTATTCGTGGATGAACCAGCTTTACATGACGACCATCACCATGCGCATCACGATGGATGCGCTGTCGGCCATTCCCTATGTCGGGCCGATTTTCAAAGCCATCGGCGCCGCATTCAAAGTGGCAGAAAATATATTGAAAGGCGTACGCAAGGAATACAACCCGGCCGCACAGTTGATCGTCACCGCGCTGGACGAACTCAATGGCATCTTCGCCACCGCTGCCACCGCGGTCATCGAAGGCGTCTCGCGAGTGGACGGGATGCTGGTCGCGAAAGATGTGCTGCAACGAAATTCGGCCAATGCCAAGATCGGAGCGGTTGGGTTGGGCGTGCTCGGCGAACAGTTGCTGACCTCGGAAAACAGATTCCTCGATACCCACCGTATCCCGCGCACTGCCGGCGCTGGCAGCGCGGCGCAGCGCGCCGGTGCGGACCGCTTTCGCAATGTTGTAATGCAGTCGCGAGACGGCTTCAGCAAGGATCGCGGCGACAGCTTCGGGATCGGGCTGATCGGCTTCGAGAGCACCGGCGGCACTGACATGGTCGATTACAACCGTTGGGCGGCGCTGGACACCATGTCGCTGGATGTCAAGATTTGGCCGATTGTGGACATCGACCTGCCGCTGGGCTGGGGCGGTGCCCAAGCTGTGGACCGCTACAAGAACCAGCGTTTCCTCAACGGCTTCGGCAACGGCCAGGGCTGGTATTCGGACTGGGACAAGCGTCGCTACCGCCCGTATGGCGACAGCCTGCGCAAGAACGGGTTGGTGGCACGCATGGTCGAGCGCGACGCTAACGTCATGTTCGATGGCGGCCAACACAAGAAGGCCTTCTTCACCGGCTACAACGGTCTGCGCGACTACCACGACGTCAAGAAGAACAAGGCGATGCGGCCGTATGCGAGCAGCGGTAGCGAGATCTTCGACGACAACGCCGGGCCGGTGTTCACCGTCTATGCCGAGACCGACATGCGCAACGCGCGCACCAGCTCTTCCATCGACGGCATCGGCGGACCGGCCGGCTCGCCGATGGCGACCGAGGACAAGGCGCAGAACGGCAAGCTGTCGGCGCTGTCCTCGGCGCAGGTCTACTTCAACCGGCCGCCGAACTACGCGCTGTTCCGCCGTGGCGACAACAAGGTGGAATCCGGCAATCTGTTCAGCCCGTACTGGCAGGCGCGCCTGGTCGATACGCCCAACAGCATCAAGGTCCTGGTGGCGGGAGTCGGCGGAATATGA
- a CDS encoding pilus assembly protein, translated as MRQRRQPRLRGRQDGQSLTEAAVLCVVLVPLFLLIPIMGKYIHLRQTTQQAARAAAWEATVAKDYTLPATARMRDLTVDRHFGKADAQIVSRASTGNARDRVENPLLNTFSNQTLVERGDIRVDAYKNERSSGILDRIGGLLSKIPGNFPPNDKGLVTSNLSVSVQDLKLANGGAASFLEPFDQLGLRMQASNTLLADPWNAAGPGSGNNPAKRSVVGQVRTLVPASHLSDAAKMFDGLSIIPIVGTISRFDPGYIAPDVVPVDKLEPYAKAR; from the coding sequence ATGCGCCAGCGACGACAACCACGCCTGCGCGGACGCCAGGACGGCCAGAGCCTCACCGAAGCGGCGGTGCTATGCGTCGTGCTGGTGCCGCTGTTTCTGCTGATCCCGATCATGGGCAAGTACATCCACCTGCGCCAGACCACGCAGCAGGCTGCGCGCGCTGCGGCCTGGGAAGCGACCGTGGCCAAGGACTACACGCTCCCGGCGACCGCGCGCATGCGCGACCTGACCGTGGATCGCCATTTCGGCAAGGCCGATGCGCAGATCGTCAGCCGCGCCAGTACCGGCAATGCCCGCGACCGCGTCGAGAACCCGCTGCTCAATACGTTCTCCAACCAGACGCTGGTCGAGCGCGGCGACATCCGCGTGGATGCGTACAAGAACGAGCGCTCTTCCGGCATTCTCGACCGCATCGGCGGGCTGCTCAGCAAGATCCCCGGCAATTTCCCGCCGAACGACAAGGGCCTGGTCACCTCCAACCTCAGCGTCAGCGTGCAGGACCTGAAGCTCGCCAATGGCGGCGCGGCATCGTTCCTGGAACCGTTCGACCAACTGGGCCTGCGCATGCAGGCCAGCAACACGCTGCTGGCCGATCCGTGGAATGCCGCCGGACCTGGTAGCGGCAACAACCCGGCCAAGCGCTCTGTCGTCGGCCAGGTACGCACACTGGTGCCGGCTTCGCACCTGAGCGATGCAGCCAAGATGTTCGACGGCCTGAGCATCATTCCCATCGTCGGCACCATCAGCAGGTTCGATCCGGGCTATATCGCGCCGGACGTGGTCCCGGTCGACAAGCTGGAACCGTATGCCAAGGCACGTTGA
- the cpaB gene encoding Flp pilus assembly protein CpaB, whose product MKAAGFKPNRNLLFIVVALGLGVLAAFVAVRYVQGAVAARTAKVGETVTVAVPKSDMEPGTVVTTSDLAVREVPADLQPADAVTPENVDQFSGRVLRAPVRQGAPLGASALVPLYDQFSRVIKPGNVGYTLPVDETNSISGMIAPGDHVDILLTVEQENAGSRVIPLLENINVLATGNRVGDTPVQEDQQGFSNITLELNPQQAERLTVAAKAGAMRVMLRQVEDRNPFGLNGMTQKELLGTAKAGGGGSGVEFIIGGKG is encoded by the coding sequence ATGAAAGCGGCCGGGTTCAAGCCGAACCGCAATCTGCTGTTCATTGTGGTCGCACTGGGCCTGGGCGTGCTGGCCGCGTTCGTCGCGGTGCGCTATGTGCAGGGCGCGGTCGCCGCACGCACCGCCAAGGTTGGCGAAACGGTGACAGTGGCGGTTCCCAAGTCCGACATGGAACCGGGTACGGTGGTCACCACATCGGATCTGGCGGTGCGCGAGGTTCCGGCCGACCTGCAGCCGGCGGATGCGGTGACCCCTGAAAACGTGGACCAGTTCAGCGGGCGCGTCCTGCGGGCGCCGGTGCGCCAGGGCGCGCCGCTTGGCGCCAGCGCGCTGGTGCCGCTGTACGACCAGTTCTCGCGGGTGATCAAGCCGGGCAACGTCGGCTACACCTTGCCGGTGGACGAGACAAATTCGATCTCGGGGATGATCGCCCCCGGCGACCATGTCGACATCCTGCTGACCGTGGAGCAGGAAAACGCGGGGTCGCGCGTCATCCCGCTGCTGGAGAACATCAACGTGCTGGCCACTGGCAATCGCGTCGGCGACACGCCGGTGCAGGAAGACCAGCAAGGGTTTTCCAACATCACCCTGGAACTGAATCCGCAGCAGGCCGAGCGGCTGACCGTGGCGGCCAAGGCCGGAGCGATGCGGGTCATGTTGCGCCAGGTCGAAGACCGCAATCCGTTCGGCCTCAATGGCATGACCCAAAAGGAACTGCTCGGCACCGCCAAGGCGGGCGGCGGCGGCAGTGGTGTCGAATTCATCATCGGAGGCAAGGGCTGA
- a CDS encoding pilus assembly protein N-terminal domain-containing protein, translating to MLAAATMTVTGYAQTQQQTGLVPLPVQVAPEPRTQAPQPATGNQAPVPMGSSGFPEPVPDPAYRRAAGSAVVTPLPERARIYAGQAAVHSLPQALKRVAVGNGELVQVTNIGKRELVIIGQKPGATSVHLWLQDGRQIDVPVEVMEGNAPATVETVRTLLADVPNLGVHAVADRVVITGQDINPGVAKRIEALQKLYPSLLDFTSADPVGMRPMVLMDVKIMEFDSNALEELGIQWDNVIQGPVGGLLKDFTTNDYYRINPQGSPAAGAVLPNRVPGTQAFFGIATQIGSAINLLMNKGKAFLLASPQLSARSGGQAKFLVGGEVPIPIPQGFGQVTVDFKEYGIKLDIEPLVNGNQEISTRLLAEVSRIDPTVTVQGVPGFTTRRTESELNVRAGETIVISGLIDSSAQQDAKKFPLLGEIPILGKLFRSDGFRGNRTELVMFVTPRIITPDSQENLDGLERARKIQERGQETMPKRSKEYVQ from the coding sequence ATGCTCGCCGCGGCGACCATGACCGTGACCGGCTACGCGCAGACACAGCAGCAGACCGGGCTGGTTCCGCTGCCGGTCCAGGTCGCGCCCGAACCCAGGACCCAAGCCCCGCAGCCGGCCACCGGCAACCAGGCACCGGTGCCGATGGGTAGCAGCGGCTTCCCGGAACCGGTTCCGGATCCGGCGTATCGCCGCGCCGCCGGCAGCGCGGTGGTCACGCCGTTGCCCGAGCGCGCGCGCATCTATGCCGGCCAGGCCGCCGTGCACAGCCTGCCGCAGGCACTCAAGCGCGTGGCCGTCGGCAACGGCGAGCTGGTCCAGGTGACCAATATCGGCAAGCGCGAGCTGGTCATCATCGGCCAGAAGCCGGGCGCGACCAGCGTGCATCTGTGGCTGCAGGACGGGCGCCAGATCGACGTGCCGGTGGAAGTGATGGAAGGCAACGCGCCTGCGACGGTGGAGACGGTGCGCACCCTGCTCGCCGACGTGCCCAACCTGGGCGTGCATGCGGTGGCCGACCGCGTGGTGATCACCGGCCAAGACATCAACCCCGGCGTAGCCAAGCGTATCGAGGCGCTGCAGAAGCTGTATCCGAGCCTGCTCGACTTCACCTCCGCCGACCCGGTCGGGATGCGTCCGATGGTGCTGATGGATGTGAAGATCATGGAGTTCGACAGCAATGCGCTGGAAGAACTCGGCATTCAGTGGGACAACGTGATCCAGGGGCCGGTGGGCGGGTTGCTGAAAGACTTCACCACCAATGACTACTACCGGATCAACCCGCAAGGCAGCCCAGCTGCCGGCGCGGTCCTGCCCAATCGCGTGCCAGGCACCCAGGCCTTCTTCGGTATCGCCACCCAGATCGGCTCGGCGATCAATCTGCTGATGAACAAGGGCAAGGCGTTCCTGCTGGCCTCGCCGCAACTGAGCGCGCGCAGCGGCGGCCAGGCCAAGTTCCTGGTCGGCGGCGAGGTGCCGATTCCGATCCCACAGGGCTTCGGCCAAGTCACCGTGGATTTCAAGGAGTACGGCATCAAGCTCGATATCGAGCCGCTGGTCAACGGCAACCAGGAAATCTCCACCCGCCTGCTGGCCGAGGTGAGCCGCATCGACCCGACCGTCACCGTGCAGGGCGTGCCCGGCTTCACCACCCGGCGTACCGAGTCCGAGTTGAACGTGCGGGCCGGCGAAACCATCGTCATCTCCGGCCTGATCGATTCCAGCGCGCAGCAGGACGCGAAGAAGTTCCCGCTACTGGGCGAGATCCCGATCCTGGGCAAGCTGTTCCGCTCCGACGGCTTTCGCGGCAACCGCACCGAGCTGGTGATGTTCGTGACCCCGCGCATCATCACCCCCGATTCGCAGGAAAACCTCGACGGCCTCGAGCGCGCGCGCAAGATCCAGGAGCGCGGCCAAGAAACCATGCCCAAACGCAGCAAGGAATACGTCCAGTAG
- a CDS encoding ATPase, T2SS/T4P/T4SS family: MFNILIDTPNRDQRHVRCLHRECGIGRGDGNLVVLQGWSIAQQHAALKREDAGIFIEAFGGRASVLVNGEKVSGSRGPLSSRDLVQIGDYRLQVVGDEPEAAPPRHDPATFNAPAAAPLADPATAAANQPMADVQAQQQLARPQDLPPDIAVYRAQVHASLVKQMDLRRLDVRSMGDDALRTATIALIDDVLEREFANLPKTINRRRLAKEVLDEAIGLGPLEDLIEDNTVTEIMVNAYDQIFIERAGRIEQSPVCFTSDRAVLSAIERIVTPLGRRIDESSPMVDARLKDGSRVNAIIPPIALRGPSISIRKFSKRKLEGKDLIDFGSLNAPMLEFLIMAVRERRNIVVTGGTGSGKTTLLNILSNFIPDTDRIVTIEDAAELKLVQPNLVALEARPPNMEGKGHISIRDLVRNALRMRPDRIVVGECRGGEALDMLQAMNTGHEGSLTTAHANNPREALSRLEVMVMMAGMELPMTVVREQISSAVDLIVHQKRFPCGSRKVSHITEITGVESGTIQLQDVFLFKARSSAGRDGKVTGDFIATGAVPEFYEELAERGVPVDLSIFRNGGQGNG, from the coding sequence ATGTTCAATATCCTCATCGATACGCCGAACCGGGACCAGCGCCATGTGCGCTGCCTGCATCGCGAATGCGGCATCGGCCGCGGCGACGGCAATCTGGTGGTGCTGCAAGGCTGGAGCATCGCGCAGCAACATGCGGCGCTGAAGCGCGAGGACGCCGGCATCTTCATCGAAGCCTTCGGCGGACGCGCCTCGGTGCTGGTCAACGGCGAGAAGGTATCTGGCAGCCGTGGTCCGTTGAGCAGCCGCGACCTGGTGCAGATCGGCGACTACCGCCTGCAGGTGGTCGGCGACGAGCCGGAAGCGGCCCCGCCGCGCCACGATCCGGCGACATTCAACGCGCCTGCCGCGGCACCGCTCGCCGACCCGGCGACCGCCGCGGCCAACCAGCCGATGGCCGACGTGCAGGCGCAGCAGCAACTGGCACGGCCCCAGGATCTGCCGCCGGATATCGCGGTCTATCGCGCCCAGGTCCACGCCTCGCTGGTCAAGCAGATGGATCTGCGCCGCCTGGACGTGCGCAGCATGGGCGACGACGCCCTGCGTACGGCCACGATCGCGCTGATCGACGACGTGCTGGAGCGCGAGTTCGCCAACCTGCCGAAGACGATCAACCGCCGGCGCCTGGCCAAGGAAGTACTGGACGAGGCGATCGGCCTGGGGCCGCTGGAGGACCTGATCGAGGACAACACGGTGACCGAGATCATGGTCAACGCCTACGACCAGATCTTCATCGAGCGCGCCGGCCGCATCGAGCAGTCGCCGGTGTGCTTCACCAGCGATCGCGCGGTGCTGTCGGCGATCGAACGCATCGTCACCCCGCTCGGGCGGCGCATCGACGAGAGCTCGCCGATGGTCGATGCGCGCCTGAAGGACGGCTCGCGCGTCAACGCGATCATTCCGCCGATCGCGCTGCGCGGCCCCAGCATCAGCATCCGCAAGTTCTCCAAGCGCAAGCTGGAGGGCAAGGACCTGATCGACTTCGGCTCGCTCAACGCGCCGATGCTGGAATTCCTGATCATGGCGGTGCGCGAGCGGCGCAACATCGTGGTCACCGGCGGCACCGGCTCGGGCAAGACCACGCTGCTCAACATCCTGTCCAACTTCATCCCCGACACCGACCGCATCGTCACCATCGAGGACGCGGCCGAACTGAAGCTGGTACAGCCGAACCTGGTCGCGCTGGAGGCGCGCCCGCCGAACATGGAAGGCAAGGGCCACATCTCGATCCGCGACCTGGTCCGCAACGCGTTGCGCATGCGCCCGGACCGCATCGTGGTCGGCGAGTGCCGCGGCGGCGAAGCGCTGGACATGCTGCAGGCGATGAATACCGGCCACGAGGGTTCGCTGACCACCGCGCACGCCAACAATCCGCGCGAGGCGCTGTCGCGCCTGGAAGTGATGGTGATGATGGCCGGCATGGAACTGCCGATGACCGTGGTGCGCGAACAGATCTCCTCGGCGGTGGACTTGATCGTGCACCAGAAGCGCTTCCCCTGCGGCTCCCGCAAGGTCAGCCACATCACCGAGATCACCGGCGTGGAAAGCGGCACCATCCAGCTGCAGGACGTGTTCCTGTTCAAGGCCAGGTCCAGCGCCGGCCGCGACGGCAAGGTCACCGGCGACTTCATCGCCACCGGCGCGGTGCCCGAGTTCTACGAGGAACTGGCCGAACGCGGCGTGCCGGTGGACCTGTCGATCTTCCGCAACGGCGGCCAGGGCAATGGATAA
- a CDS encoding type II secretion system F family protein — MDNIWLVALLAFSCVTVSGLLLVRASANFMQRYHERFVDTARLNLADMFLFVDPQMLFVANGVVLALIPLLLWLISGNLLLPVVAVIVLAVAPRKIYLWLKQRRLDQIQQQLPDSLLMMSGSLRAGVGFNPALEALAHDGQPPLAQELALILREQHMGVRTDEALENFAARVPIPDVKLFVAAVGISREVGGNLAESLSTLAETLRRKLIMEGKVKALTAQGKLQGIVMAMLPAGLVGFLVLFYPETMNPMFHTLLGWCVIALMCVLEYLGYRMCRKIMTIDI, encoded by the coding sequence ATGGATAACATCTGGCTGGTCGCCCTGCTCGCGTTCAGCTGCGTCACCGTCTCCGGACTGTTGCTGGTGCGGGCCAGCGCGAATTTCATGCAGCGCTACCACGAGCGCTTCGTGGATACGGCGCGGCTGAACCTAGCCGACATGTTCCTGTTCGTCGACCCGCAGATGCTGTTCGTGGCCAACGGCGTGGTGCTGGCGCTGATCCCGCTGCTGCTGTGGCTGATCAGCGGCAACCTGCTGCTGCCGGTGGTCGCGGTGATCGTGCTGGCGGTGGCGCCGCGCAAGATCTACCTGTGGCTGAAGCAGCGGCGGCTGGACCAGATCCAGCAACAGCTGCCCGACAGCCTGCTGATGATGTCCGGCAGCCTGCGCGCCGGCGTCGGCTTCAATCCGGCGCTGGAAGCGCTGGCCCATGACGGGCAACCGCCGCTGGCGCAGGAACTGGCGCTGATCCTGCGCGAGCAGCACATGGGCGTGCGTACCGATGAGGCGCTGGAAAACTTCGCCGCGCGCGTCCCGATTCCCGACGTCAAGCTGTTCGTCGCCGCGGTGGGCATTTCGCGCGAGGTCGGCGGCAACCTGGCGGAAAGCCTGTCAACCCTGGCCGAGACCCTGCGCCGCAAATTGATCATGGAAGGCAAGGTCAAGGCACTGACCGCCCAGGGCAAATTGCAGGGCATCGTGATGGCGATGCTGCCGGCCGGCCTGGTCGGCTTCCTGGTGCTGTTCTACCCGGAAACGATGAACCCGATGTTCCATACCCTGCTCGGCTGGTGCGTTATCGCGCTGATGTGCGTGCTCGAGTACCTGGGTTACCGCATGTGCCGCAAGATCATGACGATCGACATATGA
- a CDS encoding type II secretion system F family protein, with protein sequence MNWMLALVALLALAAVGLVMFALRGLLQAVPQDDRNYQDPLPSALRLLWPLVTAATHLVGPRLKSAQLERAHRSLQSAGQDFVLTPEELYGTRIVAACAVSVVFAVIVMLLGKFSMGALSMCLLFGIPLGWMYPTLWLGERRKQRSKHVVRDLPTFLDFITMAVEAGLNITGAIEQSVQKGPPGPLSQEFSRMLRDLRAGLPRAEALRRMADRMDISQISNFTSALIQADRVGASLSETLRSQAMQRREERFLRAEKLALEAPVKMMLPLVLFFFPLIFVVLAYFIYLQMKQQGIL encoded by the coding sequence ATGAACTGGATGCTCGCCCTGGTCGCGCTGCTGGCGCTGGCCGCCGTTGGCCTGGTGATGTTCGCGCTGCGCGGGCTGCTGCAGGCGGTGCCGCAGGACGATCGCAACTACCAGGATCCGCTGCCGTCGGCATTGCGCCTGCTGTGGCCGCTGGTCACTGCCGCCACGCACCTGGTCGGCCCGCGGCTCAAGTCCGCGCAACTGGAGCGCGCGCACCGCAGCCTGCAGTCGGCCGGGCAGGACTTCGTGCTGACGCCGGAGGAACTGTACGGCACGCGCATCGTCGCCGCCTGCGCGGTCAGCGTGGTGTTCGCCGTCATCGTGATGCTGCTGGGCAAGTTCAGCATGGGCGCGCTGTCGATGTGCCTGCTGTTCGGCATCCCGCTGGGCTGGATGTATCCGACGCTGTGGCTGGGCGAACGGCGCAAGCAGCGCAGCAAGCACGTCGTGCGCGACCTGCCGACGTTCCTGGACTTCATCACCATGGCAGTGGAGGCCGGCCTGAACATCACCGGGGCCATCGAACAATCGGTGCAGAAAGGCCCGCCCGGACCGCTGTCGCAGGAGTTCTCGCGGATGCTGCGCGACCTGCGCGCCGGCCTGCCGCGCGCCGAGGCGCTGCGGCGCATGGCCGACCGCATGGACATCTCGCAGATCTCCAACTTCACCAGCGCGCTGATCCAGGCCGACCGGGTCGGCGCCAGCCTCAGCGAAACGCTACGCTCGCAGGCCATGCAGCGCCGCGAGGAACGCTTCCTGCGCGCCGAGAAACTGGCCCTGGAAGCCCCAGTGAAGATGATGCTGCCGCTGGTGCTGTTCTTCTTCCCGCTGATCTTCGTGGTGCTGGCCTATTTCATCTATCTGCAGATGAAGCAGCAGGGGATCCTGTGA
- a CDS encoding DUF192 domain-containing protein → MRCGTLRREGEVLLHSVWRADTWWLRLRGLLGRAPLQSGQGLLIEPCNSVHTFAMGYPLDLLFFDRDGHVLEWRERIRPWRGAACLRAHATLELAAGSLQALQPTRGERLAWWPAEASAASRPTALAGERP, encoded by the coding sequence GTGAGGTGCGGCACGCTGCGCCGCGAGGGCGAGGTGCTGCTGCACAGCGTGTGGCGCGCCGACACCTGGTGGCTGCGCCTGCGCGGCCTGCTCGGGCGCGCGCCGCTGCAGTCCGGCCAGGGCCTGTTGATCGAGCCCTGCAACAGCGTGCACACCTTCGCCATGGGCTACCCGCTGGATCTGCTGTTCTTCGACCGCGACGGCCATGTGCTGGAGTGGCGCGAGCGCATCAGGCCATGGCGCGGCGCCGCCTGCCTGCGCGCGCACGCCACGCTGGAACTGGCGGCAGGCAGCCTGCAGGCGCTGCAACCGACGCGCGGCGAGCGCCTGGCCTGGTGGCCGGCCGAAGCTTCCGCCGCATCCCGACCGACCGCGCTTGCAGGAGAACGTCCATGA
- a CDS encoding pilus assembly protein translates to MNALRHVPRRQRGQSLVEFCVVVPTFLFLVLVIFQFILIYRAKTVLDYATFQAARAGAVSGVKRGDMQDALAGGLTPLFVQSPDTANALLTKQKIKLTEVLIFSKIEVISPTRAAFNEFRERQYDGRYALPNDSLAFRNANIGGSQVNVQDANILKIKVTYQMPLIVPFVDRVIVGLSDLVSGGESYRPVSMLIEEPISGHRRMPIESYAVVRMQSPIYDSGNLAR, encoded by the coding sequence ATGAACGCATTGCGTCACGTGCCGCGCCGGCAACGCGGCCAGTCCCTGGTCGAGTTCTGCGTGGTGGTGCCCACCTTCCTGTTCCTGGTGCTGGTGATCTTCCAGTTCATCCTGATCTATCGCGCCAAGACCGTGCTGGACTACGCCACGTTCCAGGCGGCGCGCGCCGGCGCGGTGAGCGGGGTGAAGCGGGGCGACATGCAGGACGCGCTCGCCGGCGGCCTGACGCCGCTGTTCGTGCAGTCGCCGGACACCGCCAACGCGCTGCTCACCAAGCAGAAGATCAAGCTGACCGAGGTGCTGATCTTCTCCAAGATCGAAGTGATCTCGCCGACGCGCGCGGCCTTCAACGAATTCCGCGAACGCCAGTACGACGGCCGCTACGCGCTGCCCAACGACAGCCTGGCGTTCCGCAACGCCAACATCGGCGGCAGCCAGGTCAACGTGCAGGACGCCAACATCCTGAAGATCAAGGTCACCTACCAGATGCCGCTGATCGTGCCGTTCGTCGACCGCGTCATCGTCGGCCTGTCGGATCTGGTCAGCGGCGGCGAAAGCTATCGGCCGGTCTCGATGTTGATCGAGGAGCCGATCAGCGGCCATCGCCGCATGCCGATCGAGTCCTACGCGGTGGTGCGCATGCAGTCGCCCATCTACGACAGCGGCAACCTTGCGCGCTGA
- the panE gene encoding 2-dehydropantoate 2-reductase encodes MRILILGAGATGGYFGGRLAQAGADVTFLVRPARAERLQRDGLRIRSPRGDADVAVATLTADTLPATAAARPFDLAILSCKAYDLGSALDALAPAMGTGTALLPILNGLRHYPLLDARFGADRVLGGLCFISATLGADGAIEHLAKPASLTFGERDGRGADSARVRDLAAACTQAGIDHVATPRIAQEQWIKYTFLTALAAATCLMRAPTGRIVASDDGVALLRGLYAECTAVAAAAGEPVPEAAQASALQLLTQPGSPMKASMLRDLEAGQQVEAQHIVGDMLARARAAGHAAPWLLAAYCHLQAYQAGLAQG; translated from the coding sequence ATGCGCATCCTGATCCTCGGCGCCGGCGCGACCGGCGGCTACTTCGGCGGACGCCTGGCCCAGGCCGGCGCCGACGTCACCTTCCTGGTCCGCCCGGCGCGGGCCGAGCGCCTGCAGCGCGACGGCTTGCGCATCCGCAGCCCGCGCGGCGATGCCGACGTTGCGGTGGCCACCCTGACCGCCGATACGTTGCCCGCAACGGCCGCCGCGCGGCCGTTCGACCTGGCGATCCTCAGCTGCAAGGCATACGACCTGGGCAGCGCACTGGACGCGCTGGCGCCGGCAATGGGCACCGGCACCGCGCTGCTGCCGATCCTCAACGGCCTGCGCCACTACCCGCTGCTGGACGCGCGCTTCGGCGCCGACCGCGTGCTCGGCGGCCTGTGCTTCATCAGCGCCACGCTGGGCGCGGACGGCGCCATCGAGCACCTGGCCAAGCCGGCCTCGCTGACCTTCGGCGAGCGCGACGGGCGCGGCGCCGACAGCGCCCGCGTGCGCGACCTGGCCGCCGCCTGCACGCAGGCCGGCATCGACCATGTCGCCACGCCCCGGATCGCGCAGGAACAGTGGATCAAGTACACCTTCCTGACCGCGCTGGCCGCGGCCACCTGCCTGATGCGCGCGCCGACCGGCCGCATCGTCGCCAGCGACGACGGCGTGGCGCTGTTGCGCGGGCTGTATGCCGAATGCACGGCGGTCGCCGCCGCCGCCGGCGAACCGGTGCCGGAAGCGGCGCAGGCCAGCGCGCTGCAGCTGCTGACCCAACCCGGCTCGCCGATGAAGGCCTCGATGCTGCGCGACCTGGAAGCCGGGCAGCAGGTGGAAGCGCAGCACATCGTCGGCGACATGCTGGCCCGCGCCCGCGCCGCCGGCCATGCCGCACCGTGGCTGCTGGCCGCGTACTGCCATCTGCAGGCCTACCAGGCCGGGTTGGCGCAAGGCTGA